A part of Larkinella insperata genomic DNA contains:
- a CDS encoding ferritin-like domain-containing protein, whose protein sequence is MEKLNTLPDAKKGPSVPAIPSVERRMFLRNLGLASASALAVLTSCAKEDLAAPQGGLRRSGARIGATVLPDGSIDLGEGDIGITNMAYALEQLEVAYYSTAYERSAGWSEMDRKVIRELRDHELVHKELLKTLLGPFAIPELEFNFSAIDFNNRNAVFDAAQKFETVGTGAYNGSSKFVQDLELIKLSGKIVSIEARHATLARHMILPETKFAIAHELIDANGLDVAYFPDEVLMKAQPFIKQKLSGSKLPAPIM, encoded by the coding sequence ATGGAAAAACTAAACACTTTACCAGACGCGAAAAAAGGGCCGTCGGTTCCGGCGATTCCTTCGGTCGAACGGCGAATGTTTTTGCGAAACCTGGGGCTAGCGTCTGCTTCGGCCCTTGCGGTGTTGACTTCCTGCGCTAAAGAAGATCTGGCGGCACCCCAGGGCGGGCTGCGCCGGTCCGGAGCTCGGATAGGGGCAACGGTGCTGCCCGACGGGTCGATCGATCTGGGCGAGGGCGACATCGGGATCACCAACATGGCCTACGCGTTGGAGCAGCTCGAAGTGGCGTATTACTCGACGGCCTACGAACGCTCAGCGGGATGGTCGGAGATGGACCGCAAGGTGATTCGGGAACTGCGTGATCACGAATTGGTCCACAAGGAATTGCTCAAAACCCTGTTGGGGCCGTTTGCCATTCCGGAGCTGGAATTTAACTTCAGTGCCATCGATTTCAACAACCGCAACGCCGTCTTCGATGCGGCCCAAAAGTTTGAAACCGTAGGGACCGGCGCGTATAACGGTTCCAGTAAGTTTGTGCAGGACCTGGAGCTTATCAAGCTGTCTGGTAAAATCGTGTCGATTGAAGCCCGGCACGCAACCCTGGCCCGGCACATGATCCTGCCCGAAACCAAGTTTGCCATTGCGCACGAGCTGATTGACGCCAACGGTCTGGATGTTGCTTACTTCCCGGACGAGGTGCTGATGAAGGCCCAGCCTTTCATTAAACAGAAACTGAGCGGATCCAAGTTACCAGCCCCCATCATGTAA
- a CDS encoding glycosyltransferase family 4 protein, whose amino-acid sequence MNQKLALISEHASPLAVVGGVDAGGQNIAVAELAQQLARLGYEIDIFTRWENEQLPQLVDWKSGIRVVHIQAGPVSILPKEELLPHMAEFMANFVQFARSEEKPYGLIHAHFFMSALVAADAKKILNIPFAITFHALGKVRRISQGDSDKFPAERFAIEERVIREADQLVALCPQDRDDLINLYDADPGKITIIPNGFNPDEFYAVGKSLARTLLKMDPDEFTILQLGRMVPRKGIDTVVQAVACLKKKYGRKTRLLIVGGESDAPNPAVTPEIGRLQHLVELEDVADCVTFVGRRDRNLLRYYYSAADVFVTTPWYEPFGITPLEAMACGTPVIGSRVGGIQYTVIDGQTGLLVPHKAPDALAEKLHLLIQQPQLRKDLRTRALRRVHQDFTWLQVAQKTALMYQQLGVARPVSLGVAKTLRDAIPTAQLSRSA is encoded by the coding sequence ATGAATCAAAAACTAGCACTAATAAGCGAGCACGCTTCCCCACTGGCCGTGGTCGGAGGAGTCGATGCCGGAGGACAAAATATTGCCGTTGCCGAACTGGCGCAGCAGTTGGCCCGTCTGGGATACGAAATCGACATCTTTACGCGCTGGGAAAATGAACAACTTCCACAACTAGTCGACTGGAAATCCGGCATCCGGGTCGTCCACATCCAGGCGGGTCCGGTCAGCATCCTGCCCAAAGAAGAATTGTTGCCCCACATGGCCGAATTCATGGCCAACTTCGTTCAGTTTGCCCGCAGCGAAGAAAAGCCGTATGGCCTGATTCACGCCCACTTCTTTATGTCGGCGCTGGTGGCGGCTGATGCCAAAAAAATTTTGAATATACCGTTCGCCATTACGTTTCACGCCCTGGGCAAGGTTCGGCGGATTAGCCAGGGCGATTCCGATAAATTCCCGGCCGAGCGGTTTGCCATTGAAGAGCGGGTCATTCGGGAGGCCGATCAACTGGTGGCACTCTGCCCGCAGGACCGCGACGATCTGATCAATTTGTACGACGCCGACCCCGGCAAAATCACCATTATTCCCAACGGCTTCAATCCCGATGAATTTTACGCCGTTGGTAAAAGCCTGGCCCGCACCCTGCTCAAAATGGATCCGGATGAATTTACGATCCTGCAGCTGGGCCGCATGGTTCCGCGCAAAGGCATCGATACCGTCGTTCAGGCCGTGGCCTGTTTAAAGAAAAAATACGGTCGCAAAACCCGGCTGTTGATTGTCGGGGGCGAATCCGACGCCCCCAACCCGGCGGTAACGCCCGAAATTGGCCGGCTGCAACACCTGGTCGAACTGGAAGACGTGGCCGATTGTGTGACGTTTGTCGGTCGCCGGGACCGGAACCTGCTCCGCTATTACTACAGCGCGGCCGATGTTTTTGTGACCACACCCTGGTACGAACCGTTTGGCATTACGCCCCTGGAAGCAATGGCCTGCGGAACACCGGTTATTGGCTCGCGCGTGGGCGGCATCCAGTATACCGTAATCGACGGACAGACCGGACTGCTGGTGCCGCACAAAGCCCCCGATGCCCTGGCCGAAAAGCTACATCTGCTGATTCAGCAACCCCAGCTACGCAAAGATTTACGGACCCGCGCGCTCCGGCGCGTCCATCAGGATTTTACCTGGTTGCAGGTGGCCCAGAAAACCGCCCTGATGTATCAGCAATTGGGGGTTGCCCGTCCGGTGTCGCTGGGCGTCGCAAAAACCCTGCGGGATGCCATTCCGACGGCTCAACTGAGTCGATCAGCCTAA
- a CDS encoding D-glycero-alpha-D-manno-heptose-1,7-bisphosphate 7-phosphatase, protein MKKAVFIDKDGTLIYDVPYNVDPDRITLYPDAGWALHQWQQAGFLLLVISNQSGVAHGFFPESALEAVSDRLQQLLQSYGVRLDGFYYCPHYPGGRVPAYSVSCSCRKPQPGLLQQAAREHGIDLAASWMIGDILNDVEAGNRAGCRTILLDNGHETEWRSGPLREPTYTVSDWKEAVQLFENPRVNSLAPTH, encoded by the coding sequence ATGAAGAAAGCTGTTTTTATTGATAAAGATGGTACGTTGATCTACGACGTACCCTATAACGTTGACCCTGACCGGATAACGCTTTACCCCGATGCGGGCTGGGCGTTACACCAATGGCAGCAGGCGGGGTTTCTGCTACTTGTTATTTCGAATCAATCGGGCGTGGCGCATGGTTTTTTTCCGGAGTCCGCCCTGGAGGCCGTCTCGGACCGGTTGCAGCAGTTGCTCCAGTCCTACGGGGTGCGGCTCGACGGTTTTTACTACTGCCCGCATTACCCTGGTGGTCGCGTGCCGGCGTATTCCGTTTCGTGTTCGTGCCGAAAACCGCAACCCGGTCTCTTGCAGCAGGCAGCCCGTGAGCACGGTATCGACCTGGCGGCTTCGTGGATGATCGGGGATATTCTCAACGATGTGGAAGCGGGCAACCGGGCGGGTTGCCGAACGATTCTGCTCGACAATGGCCACGAAACCGAGTGGCGGTCGGGTCCGCTCCGAGAGCCGACGTATACGGTTAGCGATTGGAAGGAAGCGGTTCAATTATTTGAAAACCCACGGGTTAATAGCCTGGCCCCAACCCACTGA
- a CDS encoding glycosyltransferase family 9 protein produces the protein MKPSSTRDHSAPAVRADLAHLNPASWQDCKSILCFRPDNMGDVLMTSPAFRALKESVPGRKLTLLTSSAGAAIAPYIPEIDAVIPFDVPWVQPNSRPERDELPQLVRSLKEYAFDAAVIFNVQSQNPLPSALICYVAGIPRVLGYCRENPYELMTDWVPDPEILVATQHEVDRQLNLVSTVGSTTAEKRLSLTVSNTARLQALEWLTQQGIQTGEPWLILHAGVSEAKRRFGAEQYVQAARQLRSESDYQILLTGSKSEWNYVETIRQGIGERAYNLAGAFPLETFIGLVAEAPVLISNNTGPVHIAAALGTPVVVLYAMTNPQHTPWMVPSRVLYFEVPKPLRSKNRLLQHFPEPAEPRATPEGIVQAVHELVGQKVLLPS, from the coding sequence ATGAAACCTTCTTCTACGAGAGACCATTCTGCCCCGGCTGTCAGGGCTGACCTGGCCCATCTTAATCCTGCCAGCTGGCAGGACTGTAAAAGCATTCTGTGTTTTCGGCCCGACAACATGGGCGATGTGCTGATGACCTCACCGGCCTTTCGGGCCTTGAAAGAATCCGTTCCCGGTCGTAAACTAACGCTACTGACCTCCTCGGCGGGCGCGGCCATTGCTCCGTACATTCCGGAAATCGACGCCGTCATTCCGTTTGATGTTCCCTGGGTCCAGCCCAATAGCCGACCGGAGCGCGACGAGTTGCCGCAGTTGGTACGTAGCCTGAAAGAGTACGCGTTTGATGCCGCCGTTATTTTCAATGTGCAGAGCCAGAATCCGCTGCCCTCGGCGCTTATTTGCTACGTGGCCGGTATTCCGCGGGTGCTGGGGTATTGCCGTGAAAATCCCTACGAACTGATGACAGACTGGGTCCCGGACCCCGAAATCCTAGTGGCTACCCAGCACGAGGTCGACCGGCAGCTCAACCTGGTTTCAACGGTAGGCAGCACCACGGCCGAAAAACGTTTATCCCTTACCGTTAGCAATACCGCCAGGTTACAAGCGCTGGAATGGCTGACCCAACAGGGCATTCAGACGGGCGAACCGTGGCTGATTCTGCACGCGGGCGTCAGCGAAGCCAAACGGCGATTTGGTGCGGAGCAGTACGTTCAGGCGGCCCGGCAACTTCGGTCGGAAAGCGATTACCAGATCCTGCTGACCGGCAGCAAATCGGAGTGGAATTACGTCGAAACCATCCGGCAGGGCATTGGCGAGAGGGCCTACAATTTAGCGGGGGCTTTTCCGCTGGAAACCTTCATCGGCCTGGTTGCCGAAGCCCCGGTTCTGATTTCCAACAATACCGGCCCCGTCCATATCGCGGCTGCGCTGGGCACGCCGGTGGTGGTGCTGTATGCCATGACCAACCCGCAACACACGCCCTGGATGGTTCCCAGCCGGGTTTTGTATTTTGAAGTGCCCAAGCCGCTGCGCTCGAAGAACCGTCTGCTGCAACACTTTCCCGAACCCGCCGAGCCCCGGGCCACCCCCGAAGGCATCGTACAGGCGGTTCATGAACTGGTGGGCCAGAAAGTCCTCCTTCCTTCGTAA
- a CDS encoding carbamoyltransferase family protein: MYTLGINAAFHDPAAVLVKDGVVLAAAEEERFTHIKHGKRPIPFSTYELPYNAIDFCLKTAGIGLTEVDHIAYSFDPDAFPGVNRDSRTVEIPLLPGVNSLNGWENPYDGLFLSSILNAPGHLVDGVPLHLARRFKGARHDGPHQWHYVNHHRSHAASAFLPSPYKKAAVLVLDGRGEAVSTSYWMGEGNRMELLGDVPLPHSLGLLYEQMTTYLGFLHSSDEYKVMALASFGQPVYADYFRSLITVREDGAYTIAPLQLEAQFGPARDKGESLEALHFDIASSVQLVLEETVLKLINWLHEQTGAENLCMAGGVALNCVMNARLRDQGPFKNIWVQPAAGDAGTALGAAQWVDAEMRQTDERAYVMENVYLGPAYTDDEIESFLNWSKLSYKRMDNVAEEVADYLADGNVIGWYQFGCEFGPRALGARSLLAAPFPAEMQGRMNDLKDREDFRPVAPVVLEEYADTYFVNARKSPFMLFVNDIRPEKADQIPAVRHTDGTARIQTVNRQQNAVYYDLLRAFHQKTGVPVLINTSFNTRGEPIVCTPRDAVESFWTSPLDALVIGSYLLTKGGSSNWQGRAVNKESQEWSGVVIQ; this comes from the coding sequence ATGTACACATTAGGTATCAATGCCGCCTTTCACGATCCGGCGGCCGTGCTGGTCAAAGACGGCGTAGTGCTGGCGGCAGCGGAAGAAGAGCGTTTCACCCACATCAAACACGGCAAACGCCCGATTCCTTTCTCTACCTACGAATTACCGTATAACGCCATCGACTTTTGCCTGAAAACCGCGGGCATTGGGCTTACCGAGGTCGACCACATTGCGTATTCCTTCGATCCGGATGCGTTTCCGGGCGTTAACCGCGACTCTAGAACCGTCGAAATTCCGCTGTTGCCGGGCGTTAACTCGCTCAACGGCTGGGAGAACCCTTACGACGGTTTGTTTCTGTCGTCTATTCTGAACGCTCCCGGCCATTTGGTCGACGGAGTTCCGCTGCACCTGGCCAGGCGGTTCAAGGGCGCACGGCACGACGGACCTCACCAATGGCATTATGTCAACCACCACCGTTCGCACGCGGCCAGCGCATTCCTGCCGAGTCCGTACAAAAAAGCGGCCGTGCTGGTGCTCGATGGCCGGGGCGAAGCGGTTTCCACCAGCTACTGGATGGGCGAAGGCAACCGGATGGAACTGCTCGGAGACGTTCCGCTCCCCCATTCGCTGGGGCTGTTGTACGAGCAGATGACGACGTACCTGGGCTTTCTGCACTCTTCGGACGAGTACAAAGTCATGGCCCTGGCCTCGTTTGGTCAACCGGTTTACGCCGATTATTTCCGGTCGTTGATAACGGTCCGGGAAGATGGAGCCTACACAATCGCTCCGCTGCAACTCGAAGCCCAGTTTGGTCCGGCCCGCGACAAAGGCGAATCACTGGAAGCACTTCACTTCGACATTGCCAGCTCAGTCCAACTGGTTCTGGAAGAAACCGTGCTCAAACTGATCAACTGGCTGCACGAACAAACCGGGGCCGAAAACCTGTGTATGGCCGGGGGTGTGGCGCTCAACTGCGTGATGAATGCCCGGCTGCGCGATCAGGGACCGTTCAAAAACATCTGGGTTCAGCCGGCCGCCGGTGATGCCGGAACCGCGCTGGGTGCGGCCCAGTGGGTCGATGCCGAAATGCGGCAGACCGACGAGCGGGCGTACGTCATGGAAAACGTCTACCTCGGTCCGGCCTATACCGACGATGAAATCGAATCCTTCCTGAATTGGTCGAAGCTGAGCTACAAACGGATGGACAACGTGGCCGAAGAAGTGGCCGACTACCTGGCCGACGGCAACGTCATTGGGTGGTACCAGTTCGGATGTGAGTTTGGGCCGCGGGCGCTGGGCGCGCGTTCGTTGCTGGCGGCTCCTTTCCCGGCTGAAATGCAGGGCCGCATGAACGACCTGAAGGACCGGGAGGACTTCCGCCCGGTGGCTCCGGTGGTGCTGGAAGAATACGCGGATACGTATTTTGTCAACGCACGAAAATCGCCTTTTATGCTGTTTGTCAACGACATTCGGCCCGAAAAAGCCGATCAAATCCCCGCCGTTCGGCACACCGACGGCACGGCCCGGATTCAAACCGTCAACCGGCAGCAGAACGCGGTCTACTACGACCTGCTTCGGGCATTTCACCAGAAAACGGGCGTTCCGGTCCTGATCAATACTTCGTTCAACACCCGGGGCGAACCGATCGTCTGCACCCCGCGCGATGCCGTCGAATCCTTCTGGACCTCCCCGCTGGATGCGCTGGTGATTGGCTCGTATTTGCTGACCAAAGGCGGATCATCGAACTGGCAGGGCCGGGCCGTTAATAAAGAAAGTCAGGAATGGTCAGGCGTTGTTATCCAATGA